In one Sporomusa sphaeroides DSM 2875 genomic region, the following are encoded:
- a CDS encoding FecCD family ABC transporter permease yields the protein MMCKQQNLKFVWMAVLAVLLIAFFVSLFGGRYVIPPHEVGSILLDGMRGEEGDGMAFSVVWNLRLPRTLLNSFVGAGLAVAGAAFQGIFRNPLVSPDVLGVSSGAAFGAAFGILLSGMNHLATAMALFFGIVSVFMTYTLSKLRGESSTLSLVLSGMIISAVFSALISLIKYVADPYDKLPAITYWLMGSFASASYSNLQLVGVPILLGTIALLMLRWRINILSLGDEDAYSLGVNPVKTRLVIIVMATLITAACVTVTGVIGWVGLVIPHICRMLSGVDHKNLLPVSCVVGAAFMILVDMMARTVTAAEIPIGILTALVGAPFFALLFKQAKGDWQ from the coding sequence ATGATGTGTAAACAACAGAATTTGAAGTTTGTGTGGATGGCTGTATTGGCTGTGCTGCTGATTGCCTTTTTCGTATCTCTTTTTGGGGGCCGTTATGTAATTCCTCCCCATGAGGTCGGCAGCATACTGCTTGATGGAATGCGCGGTGAAGAAGGGGACGGCATGGCGTTTTCCGTTGTCTGGAATCTCCGGCTGCCACGGACCTTGTTGAATAGTTTTGTCGGTGCGGGACTGGCTGTTGCCGGAGCAGCGTTCCAGGGGATTTTTAGAAATCCCCTGGTCAGCCCTGATGTGCTGGGCGTCAGTTCGGGAGCGGCCTTTGGGGCGGCGTTCGGTATCTTGCTCTCAGGAATGAATCATCTTGCTACAGCTATGGCGCTCTTTTTTGGCATTGTGAGTGTTTTTATGACCTATACGCTTTCCAAGCTGCGCGGCGAATCGTCTACGTTGTCCCTGGTGCTGTCCGGCATGATCATTTCTGCGGTATTCAGCGCACTCATCTCTTTGATTAAATACGTCGCCGATCCCTATGACAAGCTGCCAGCTATTACGTATTGGCTGATGGGCAGCTTTGCCAGCGCCTCGTACAGCAATTTACAATTGGTCGGGGTTCCCATTTTACTGGGGACGATTGCGCTGCTCATGCTGAGGTGGCGTATCAACATTCTGTCATTGGGGGATGAAGATGCCTATTCTTTGGGAGTTAATCCAGTAAAGACCCGGCTGGTTATTATTGTCATGGCGACGCTGATTACCGCCGCCTGTGTGACCGTTACGGGTGTGATCGGCTGGGTCGGTTTGGTCATACCGCATATCTGCCGTATGCTGAGCGGAGTGGATCATAAAAATCTGCTGCCTGTTTCCTGTGTTGTCGGGGCAGCGTTTATGATTCTTGTTGATATGATGGCCCGGACGGTAACTGCGGCGGAAATCCCCATTGGCATATTGACAGCCCTGGTCGGTGCGCCGTTTTTTGCCTTACTATTTAAGCAAGCGAAAGGTGATTGGCAATGA
- a CDS encoding ATP-binding protein codes for MTLDEIHNLIKNGESEVLELKKSTGQLTRAAESLCAFLNGHGGKVIIGVTPEGKMVGQNITDKTLQDIANTIRNIEPTTHIAMTQVALENSSLEILVLEAIPVPEARPYIFDGRPYYRTGTTTAVMPQDMYQQLLLNRAHSQNRWENAAAAGVDLMDLDREEILKTVRTGIAAGRLPESTGIDPADILDRLGLRSNGTIINAAVVLFGKVFLPNYTQCQIRLARFKGTNKTEFLDNKQLYGHAFSLLDEAMFFIQRHLPVAGKITPGVIERIDEPIFPPLALREALVNAFCHRDYANPGGAVSVAIFDDRLEIWSEGILPFGLKVEDLKRDHPSRPRNPLIADVFFRRGLVERWGRGTQTIVELCVKAGHPEPEFIEQAGSVGVRFLPRAYVAPHRIGHDLTTRQREILQILAEDSLPLRKIMARMTKPPAETTVRDDLYHLKKLGMVVLEGYGRGAKWFLMREENNEPE; via the coding sequence ATGACGCTTGATGAGATACATAACCTTATTAAAAATGGCGAGTCTGAAGTTTTAGAGTTAAAAAAATCTACCGGCCAACTCACCAGGGCCGCTGAATCGTTATGTGCATTCTTGAACGGTCATGGAGGCAAGGTTATTATCGGTGTGACGCCCGAAGGAAAGATGGTTGGACAGAATATAACGGACAAAACTCTTCAGGATATTGCTAATACCATCCGTAATATAGAGCCAACAACTCATATTGCAATGACTCAGGTGGCACTAGAAAATTCTTCTCTGGAAATATTAGTTTTAGAAGCCATACCGGTGCCGGAAGCACGTCCCTACATTTTTGACGGCCGGCCTTATTATCGTACGGGAACAACTACTGCTGTTATGCCGCAAGATATGTATCAGCAGCTATTATTGAACCGGGCTCATAGCCAAAATCGCTGGGAAAATGCAGCGGCTGCCGGAGTTGATTTAATGGATCTGGATCGGGAAGAGATCCTTAAAACGGTTCGGACGGGAATCGCCGCTGGCCGGCTTCCGGAAAGTACGGGCATTGATCCTGCCGATATTTTGGATCGGCTAGGCCTACGTTCAAACGGTACGATTATCAATGCCGCCGTTGTATTGTTTGGCAAAGTTTTTCTGCCCAATTATACACAATGCCAGATTCGATTGGCCCGGTTTAAAGGGACGAATAAAACCGAGTTTCTGGATAACAAGCAGCTTTATGGGCATGCGTTTAGTCTTTTGGATGAAGCGATGTTTTTTATTCAACGGCATTTACCTGTTGCCGGTAAGATTACACCAGGTGTGATTGAGCGGATTGATGAACCGATCTTCCCGCCACTGGCGTTACGCGAGGCATTGGTAAATGCCTTTTGCCACCGGGATTATGCTAACCCTGGCGGAGCAGTCAGTGTGGCCATATTTGATGATCGGCTGGAAATCTGGAGCGAAGGGATATTGCCTTTTGGGCTAAAGGTTGAAGATTTAAAGCGTGACCATCCTTCCCGTCCACGCAATCCGCTTATTGCGGATGTGTTTTTCCGTCGTGGATTGGTGGAACGATGGGGCAGAGGCACGCAGACGATTGTTGAACTTTGTGTGAAGGCAGGGCATCCGGAGCCTGAGTTTATCGAGCAAGCCGGGTCGGTAGGAGTCAGGTTTCTTCCCCGAGCGTATGTTGCACCGCACCGTATTGGCCATGATTTGACGACACGGCAGCGAGAAATCTTGCAGATATTGGCGGAGGATTCATTGCCGTTACGGAAAATTATGGCGAGAATGACGAAGCCGCCTGCTGAGACTACGGTGCGTGATGATTTATATCATCTGAAAAAATTGGGAATGGTCGTGCTAGAAGGTTATGGACGCGGTGCAAAATGGTTTCTTATGCGTGAAGAAAATAATGAGCCGGAATAA
- a CDS encoding SymE family type I addiction module toxin — protein MSSERETSRILTVYYTYLNGKDRRPLIRLQGKWLQDLGFQSGDKVVIEEHSGALLIKAVTDEITEKEKERSSR, from the coding sequence TTGTCCAGTGAAAGGGAAACCTCACGTATTTTGACTGTCTATTATACATACCTCAATGGTAAAGACCGGCGGCCGCTCATTCGTTTGCAAGGCAAATGGCTCCAGGACCTTGGCTTTCAGAGCGGTGATAAAGTGGTGATCGAAGAACACAGCGGAGCTTTGCTCATAAAAGCTGTAACCGACGAAATAACCGAAAAGGAAAAGGAGAGGTCTAGCCGCTGA
- a CDS encoding DEAD/DEAH box helicase family protein yields the protein MNEKLVRSISARMSLRTPQAESLGILADIADTVTLDKTTDVAAALEQIKALYPHVEEFEREFPSLCFALATGVGKTRLMGAFIAYLHLAKGMNNFFVLAPNLTIYNKLITDFTPNTAKYVFQGIGEFVHQYPNIITGDNYNLGQHLQSGALFEGINVNIFNISKINSEVRGGKTPRIKRLSEYIGQSYFDYLVSLPDLTLIMDESHRYRATAGVRVLNELKPVLGLELTATPQVEAGAKSVPFKNVIYSYPLYQAMQDGFVKEPAVATRENFNADNYTETQLERLKLEDGILVHEETKVELEVYAREHHLPIVKPFVLVVAVDTEQANALLATMEDAAFFGGKYKGKVITVHSNQRGEEKDETIEQLMSVEKADNPVEIVIHVNMLKEGWDVTNLYTIIPLRAANSRTLVEQSIGRGLRLPYGKRTGVEAVDRLTIIAHDHFQAIIDEARDPNSIIRRGVLIGRDVARAAKQVVTAPPVILQTLAGSVGNEANSAGTTRPAATPLFQPEETQTAQVVYDIVRELEHLPSSRQLAKEEVRQYIVTRATDITHASPQGTLIDDPNALTMEKEQLESVVERVVQAVIEKTIDIPRIVVQPKGEVTWGYEDFELEVSGIQLQPVSEELLVQHLRTDQRLRIHLGSGVTAVQRLEDYLVFALMEYPDISYDDHADLLYKLSGEVVRHLQSYLSTPEDVANVLQYNQQRLAELIHTQMKQHYYERATEYEVRITKGFTTLKSNTYAASEAVRDFRQPPADLRNMSSLVFGGFLKCLYPQQKFDSDAERRFAVICENDPSARKWFKPAKGQLQIHYRSDQSYEPDFVVETETEKILAETKAANEVASQNVQDKAAAAIQWCKHATAHELAVGGKPWRYILVPHTSVQENMTIQGLAATFTVK from the coding sequence ATGAATGAGAAGTTAGTTCGATCCATTAGTGCCCGTATGAGTCTTAGAACACCGCAGGCAGAATCATTAGGCATACTGGCAGATATTGCGGATACAGTAACGTTGGATAAGACGACTGACGTAGCGGCGGCACTGGAGCAAATCAAAGCGCTTTACCCCCATGTTGAAGAGTTTGAGCGGGAGTTCCCTTCGCTTTGTTTCGCCCTGGCTACCGGGGTTGGCAAAACACGTCTGATGGGAGCCTTTATTGCGTATTTGCATTTGGCCAAGGGTATGAATAATTTTTTTGTACTGGCCCCGAATCTAACCATTTACAATAAATTGATTACCGATTTTACACCAAATACCGCCAAATACGTGTTTCAAGGCATTGGGGAGTTTGTCCATCAATATCCGAACATTATTACCGGTGATAACTACAATCTAGGACAGCATCTGCAAAGCGGCGCATTATTTGAAGGCATCAACGTGAATATTTTTAACATATCCAAGATCAATTCAGAAGTCCGGGGCGGCAAAACGCCACGCATCAAGCGGCTTTCGGAATACATCGGTCAGAGCTACTTCGATTATTTGGTATCTTTGCCTGATTTGACCTTGATTATGGATGAATCTCATCGTTACCGGGCGACAGCGGGTGTGCGGGTTCTTAACGAACTCAAGCCGGTACTGGGACTGGAACTTACCGCCACGCCTCAAGTGGAAGCGGGAGCAAAGTCCGTGCCCTTTAAAAATGTAATTTACAGTTATCCTTTATACCAGGCTATGCAGGACGGATTTGTCAAAGAACCGGCAGTTGCGACACGGGAAAACTTTAATGCCGATAATTACACCGAGACGCAGTTGGAGCGGCTAAAACTGGAAGACGGCATTCTGGTGCATGAAGAGACTAAAGTAGAACTGGAAGTGTACGCCCGCGAGCATCATTTGCCGATAGTCAAGCCCTTTGTACTTGTTGTTGCGGTTGATACCGAACAGGCTAATGCCTTGCTGGCAACGATGGAAGATGCCGCCTTTTTTGGCGGCAAGTATAAGGGTAAGGTGATTACAGTCCATTCCAATCAACGCGGGGAGGAAAAAGACGAAACGATTGAGCAGCTCATGAGCGTGGAAAAGGCGGACAATCCGGTGGAGATTGTTATTCATGTCAACATGCTGAAAGAGGGCTGGGATGTCACTAATTTGTATACCATTATTCCCCTGCGGGCGGCCAATTCCCGGACTTTGGTGGAACAGTCCATTGGGCGGGGGTTGCGTTTGCCTTATGGCAAGCGCACAGGCGTAGAAGCGGTAGACCGTTTGACAATTATTGCTCACGATCATTTCCAGGCGATTATTGATGAGGCCCGTGATCCAAATTCCATTATCCGTCGGGGAGTATTGATCGGCCGGGATGTGGCACGCGCAGCGAAGCAGGTGGTTACAGCCCCGCCGGTGATCTTACAAACCCTTGCCGGTAGCGTGGGCAACGAAGCAAATAGTGCAGGAACTACCCGTCCGGCTGCAACACCACTGTTTCAGCCGGAGGAAACGCAAACGGCTCAGGTTGTGTACGATATTGTCCGGGAGTTGGAACATTTGCCTTCATCCAGACAACTGGCCAAGGAAGAGGTTCGTCAATATATTGTAACAAGAGCGACTGACATAACCCATGCGTCACCACAGGGTACATTAATTGATGATCCCAATGCATTGACAATGGAGAAAGAGCAGTTGGAAAGTGTCGTGGAGCGAGTGGTACAAGCGGTCATTGAGAAAACCATTGACATTCCGCGTATTGTCGTTCAGCCCAAGGGAGAAGTAACCTGGGGGTATGAAGATTTTGAGCTTGAAGTCAGCGGCATTCAATTACAACCGGTATCGGAAGAATTGTTAGTCCAGCATTTACGCACCGATCAGCGCTTGCGTATTCATCTGGGCTCAGGTGTTACGGCCGTTCAAAGATTGGAAGATTATTTAGTATTTGCCCTAATGGAGTATCCTGATATATCTTACGATGACCACGCGGATTTGTTGTACAAGCTATCCGGAGAGGTGGTGCGGCATTTACAGTCGTATTTGTCTACTCCGGAAGATGTGGCCAATGTCTTGCAATATAACCAACAGCGACTGGCGGAACTCATTCACACCCAGATGAAGCAGCACTATTATGAACGGGCTACCGAATATGAGGTGCGTATAACCAAAGGGTTTACTACGCTAAAGAGCAATACCTATGCTGCCAGCGAAGCCGTGCGGGATTTTCGCCAGCCGCCGGCAGATTTGCGAAACATGAGTAGTCTGGTGTTTGGTGGTTTCCTGAAATGTTTGTACCCGCAGCAGAAATTTGATTCCGATGCCGAACGGCGTTTCGCCGTCATTTGTGAAAACGATCCATCAGCCAGGAAATGGTTCAAGCCTGCTAAAGGGCAATTGCAAATTCACTATCGCAGTGACCAATCCTATGAGCCGGATTTCGTTGTCGAAACGGAAACTGAAAAAATCTTAGCCGAAACCAAGGCGGCCAATGAAGTAGCATCCCAGAATGTGCAGGACAAAGCTGCTGCCGCTATACAGTGGTGTAAACATGCCACTGCCCATGAATTGGCGGTGGGGGGGAAACCGTGGCGGTATATTCTTGTACCTCATACTAGTGTGCAGGAGAATATGACGATACAAGGGTTAGCGGCAACGTTTACGGTGAAGTAA
- a CDS encoding site-specific DNA-methyltransferase, with protein sequence MSKQKLELTWVGKEEQPRLEPRILLEDPEKSYHAKFRVSGNDIFDNRLIFGDNLLALKALEQEFTGKVKCVFIDPPYNTGSAFEHYDDGMEHSLWLSMMRDRLVLLHKLLSADGSLWITIDDNEAHYLKVLCDEIFSRTNFVANVVWQKRTSPDMRATLGAGHDHIIIYAKNYEIFRQVINKLPKTEEQVKTYKNPDHDPRGPWVSSDYTAQGYRPNQMYKIVTPGGVTYDPPTGRCWKNIESVFLQLVSEGRIWFGKDGKGVPRRKTYLNESEGQTAWTWWPNSEVGHTQEAKKEIIGLFGADNVFDTPKPERLIYRILSLATQPGDLVLDSFAGSGTTGAVAHKMGRRWIMIELGEHCHTHIIPRLQKVIDGTDQGGISKAVNWQGGGGFRYYKLAPSLLQKDKYGNWIISKEYNAEMLAEAMCKHEGFTYAPNETVFWKQGQSTEHDFIYTTTVPVTAALLERIADQMGGRETVLICCTAFLCREEDYPQITLKRIPAAVLARCEFGRDDYSLQVSQLEYQAETGQTELWGGEDE encoded by the coding sequence ATGAGTAAACAAAAACTGGAGCTAACCTGGGTTGGTAAAGAGGAACAGCCACGACTGGAACCTCGCATTTTGCTGGAAGACCCGGAAAAATCCTATCATGCGAAGTTTCGGGTAAGTGGTAACGATATTTTTGATAACCGGCTGATTTTTGGCGATAATTTATTGGCGTTAAAGGCACTGGAGCAGGAGTTTACAGGTAAGGTAAAGTGTGTATTCATTGACCCGCCATATAATACGGGGAGTGCATTTGAGCATTATGACGATGGGATGGAGCACTCTTTGTGGCTATCCATGATGAGAGATCGGTTAGTACTTTTGCATAAACTTTTATCAGCAGATGGATCGTTATGGATTACTATCGATGATAATGAAGCGCATTATTTAAAAGTGCTGTGTGACGAAATATTTAGTCGAACTAATTTTGTAGCTAATGTAGTATGGCAAAAAAGAACTTCACCTGATATGCGTGCAACTCTTGGCGCCGGGCATGATCATATCATTATTTATGCAAAAAATTATGAAATTTTTCGACAGGTTATAAATAAACTACCTAAAACAGAGGAACAAGTAAAAACATACAAAAATCCTGATCATGATCCTCGTGGACCATGGGTATCTTCCGACTATACAGCGCAAGGCTATAGACCAAATCAAATGTATAAAATCGTGACTCCTGGCGGGGTAACGTACGATCCTCCAACAGGACGGTGTTGGAAAAATATAGAGTCCGTTTTCCTTCAATTAGTATCTGAAGGGCGAATTTGGTTTGGTAAAGACGGCAAAGGAGTACCTCGTCGAAAGACGTATCTAAATGAATCTGAGGGACAAACGGCTTGGACGTGGTGGCCAAATTCTGAAGTCGGACATACGCAAGAAGCAAAAAAAGAAATTATCGGTCTTTTTGGAGCGGATAATGTATTTGATACTCCAAAGCCAGAACGGTTAATCTATCGAATATTAAGTTTAGCCACTCAACCAGGTGACCTCGTCCTCGACTCCTTTGCTGGTTCCGGCACCACCGGCGCAGTTGCTCACAAAATGGGCCGCCGGTGGATTATGATTGAATTGGGAGAACATTGCCACACCCATATCATACCGCGCCTGCAAAAAGTGATTGACGGTACCGATCAAGGCGGCATATCGAAGGCTGTCAACTGGCAGGGCGGTGGGGGATTCCGTTATTATAAGCTGGCTCCCAGCCTTTTACAAAAGGACAAGTACGGTAATTGGATCATTAGCAAGGAATATAATGCCGAGATGCTGGCGGAGGCAATGTGCAAGCACGAAGGCTTTACGTACGCTCCTAATGAGACAGTATTCTGGAAACAAGGGCAGTCGACAGAACATGATTTTATTTATACGACCACCGTTCCGGTCACGGCGGCGTTGTTGGAAAGAATCGCTGATCAAATGGGCGGCCGGGAAACAGTACTGATTTGCTGCACCGCGTTTCTGTGCCGGGAAGAAGACTATCCCCAGATTACGTTGAAACGGATTCCTGCTGCGGTACTGGCCCGCTGTGAATTTGGCCGCGACGATTACAGCTTGCAGGTCAGTCAGCTGGAATACCAGGCGGAAACCGGCCAGACTGAATTGTGGGGTGGAGAAGATGAATGA
- a CDS encoding GIY-YIG nuclease family protein — translation MGQVQIYFEKCNRFEPFYIRPLSGIVGLYFIALTSGDIMYPFNRSRLLYIGMSEKKTNSIGSRLQGHYDGQSGNAGLFNYRSAQPLEFTFINFEMVKSMWPHRIEDLESYFILDFVAKFGVYPICNNKTGFEIQQKEVDVEFQIDWKHFGGG, via the coding sequence ATGGGTCAAGTTCAAATCTATTTTGAAAAATGCAATCGGTTCGAGCCGTTTTATATCCGGCCGCTTAGCGGCATCGTCGGCCTGTACTTCATCGCGCTCACGTCCGGCGACATCATGTACCCGTTTAACCGGTCGCGCCTGCTTTATATCGGCATGAGCGAAAAAAAGACCAATAGCATAGGCAGCCGCCTGCAAGGGCATTACGACGGACAATCCGGCAACGCCGGGCTGTTCAATTATCGCTCCGCGCAGCCGCTAGAGTTTACCTTTATTAATTTTGAAATGGTGAAGTCGATGTGGCCGCATAGGATTGAAGACTTAGAAAGCTATTTCATTTTGGACTTTGTCGCCAAATTTGGGGTTTACCCCATTTGCAACAATAAAACCGGCTTTGAAATCCAACAAAAAGAGGTTGACGTTGAGTTTCAAATCGACTGGAAACATTTTGGAGGAGGATGA
- a CDS encoding AAA family ATPase: protein MVKIETMTIAGLRGVKEPMTLQFGGKSAIVYGDNGSGKSSLADALEWYYSDKIERLSCQEIGNNGIDALRNVRIDKNERAFMTLAMTDKSLNAEKEIIYKKDRLTAKFSNAAAEFQEYIKASQGENFIVRHDKLTKFVLDTKTDKLKSLSEIIGFSSVTAVRDTLKKAVNELGREVKNKGYENQIAQFQRSLLEYLGRNVPDDEKFIEAVREQLAPFGLGEAVKSVGDAPTALASLQASGDEKAIAVLAALEKIKGVTAGMDGKIDLLAADYQSYASQFAQLLADTGNIAKLALLDLLKAGAGVLTGGSYAEPKCPLCLQDKNLNDLQNELLGRIASLSELQGKLSKLEASRAKAKQSAASLRQTLAALLSDAVFKGEGEEKVFSELKKRLEDWAAGINPFEAETSKAVIDGAAPDASLALDKKALVEISGQCDERIQAIRAAEAGNARTAAHTNLSMAVKAYEQLTAMKKERDVIVEQQAALSKIYDAFVQRQKEGLEAFLAGFSNAIDEYYEYMNPGEPIKDLRIVPMTDDDELKGLAIEYQFNGQVLGAPLRCFSESHLNCFGLAFFLASVRAFNPRNGFIVLDDVISSFDSNHRTRFANLLIDKLKDYQIIALTHEKQWFEYFSKAVKGNPHWAVKNIYWDDNKGTYADEAHEDKRAKIETLLAAGKLEGLGNEMRVYLEQFLKEIAERLEVPVKFMFNDRNEDRMAPELLAALKARVDKKSKDDFAAAHGDLFNSLQRSNFIGNKGSHDSSYVPTRGDLNGLWDEIKSLENALYCSGCKQSIATRYASETEKKISCRCGALSYAWK, encoded by the coding sequence ATGGTTAAGATTGAAACCATGACCATCGCCGGCCTTCGCGGGGTGAAAGAGCCGATGACGCTGCAGTTCGGCGGCAAGTCGGCCATCGTCTACGGCGACAACGGCTCGGGCAAAAGCAGCCTCGCCGACGCGCTGGAGTGGTACTACTCCGATAAAATCGAGCGGCTAAGCTGTCAGGAGATCGGGAACAACGGCATCGACGCCTTGCGCAATGTGCGCATAGACAAGAACGAAAGGGCGTTTATGACGCTGGCCATGACCGATAAGTCCTTAAATGCGGAAAAGGAAATCATTTATAAGAAAGACAGGCTGACGGCGAAATTCAGCAACGCCGCTGCGGAGTTTCAAGAATACATCAAAGCTTCACAAGGGGAAAATTTTATTGTCCGGCACGACAAGCTGACGAAGTTCGTATTGGATACGAAAACCGATAAATTAAAGTCGTTGTCTGAGATTATCGGCTTTTCTTCCGTTACAGCGGTGCGCGACACGCTGAAAAAGGCGGTCAACGAATTAGGCCGGGAAGTGAAAAACAAGGGATATGAAAACCAGATCGCCCAGTTTCAACGCAGTCTGCTGGAGTACCTAGGGCGCAACGTTCCCGACGATGAAAAGTTCATTGAAGCCGTTCGCGAGCAGTTGGCCCCTTTTGGCTTAGGGGAGGCGGTCAAGAGCGTCGGCGACGCGCCGACCGCGCTGGCGTCGCTGCAAGCGTCCGGCGACGAAAAGGCCATTGCCGTGTTGGCGGCGTTGGAGAAGATTAAAGGCGTTACAGCGGGAATGGATGGGAAGATTGACTTGCTGGCCGCCGATTACCAGTCCTACGCTTCGCAGTTTGCGCAATTGCTCGCCGATACGGGCAATATTGCCAAGCTTGCGCTTTTGGATTTGCTGAAAGCCGGAGCTGGTGTACTTACGGGCGGCTCGTACGCCGAGCCTAAATGCCCGTTGTGCCTGCAAGACAAAAATCTTAACGATTTGCAGAATGAATTGCTAGGCCGCATAGCCAGCCTGTCCGAACTGCAGGGCAAACTGTCGAAGCTGGAAGCGAGCCGAGCTAAGGCGAAGCAGTCGGCGGCAAGCTTGCGGCAAACGCTGGCCGCGCTGTTGAGCGACGCTGTTTTCAAAGGCGAAGGCGAAGAAAAGGTTTTCAGCGAACTGAAAAAGCGATTGGAAGACTGGGCGGCGGGGATTAATCCCTTCGAAGCCGAAACCAGCAAGGCTGTAATTGACGGCGCGGCTCCCGACGCTTCGCTTGCATTGGATAAAAAAGCGTTAGTTGAAATATCCGGACAATGCGACGAACGCATCCAGGCGATTAGAGCGGCGGAGGCGGGCAACGCCAGGACTGCCGCGCACACCAATCTTTCCATGGCTGTCAAAGCGTACGAACAGCTTACAGCTATGAAAAAAGAGCGCGACGTCATTGTCGAGCAACAGGCCGCGTTAAGCAAGATTTACGACGCATTCGTCCAACGCCAGAAGGAAGGGCTGGAGGCTTTCCTCGCCGGCTTTTCGAACGCTATCGACGAATATTATGAATATATGAACCCGGGAGAGCCCATAAAGGACTTGCGCATTGTGCCGATGACCGACGACGACGAATTGAAGGGCCTAGCCATTGAATATCAATTTAACGGCCAAGTGCTTGGCGCGCCGCTGCGCTGCTTCAGCGAATCGCATCTGAACTGCTTCGGGCTGGCGTTTTTTCTCGCTTCAGTCCGGGCGTTCAACCCGCGCAACGGCTTCATTGTGTTGGATGACGTCATTTCGAGCTTCGACAGCAATCATCGGACACGTTTCGCCAACTTGTTGATCGACAAGTTGAAAGACTATCAAATCATCGCTTTGACCCATGAAAAACAATGGTTCGAGTATTTTTCCAAAGCTGTCAAGGGAAATCCACATTGGGCGGTTAAAAATATTTATTGGGACGATAACAAGGGTACGTACGCCGACGAGGCTCACGAGGACAAGCGCGCGAAGATCGAGACGCTGCTGGCCGCGGGCAAGCTGGAGGGGCTGGGCAACGAAATGCGCGTGTACCTGGAACAGTTTCTGAAAGAAATCGCCGAGCGGCTGGAAGTTCCGGTGAAATTTATGTTCAACGACAGAAACGAGGATAGGATGGCACCGGAATTATTAGCCGCCTTGAAAGCTCGGGTCGATAAAAAAAGCAAAGACGACTTCGCGGCGGCTCACGGCGACTTGTTCAACAGCTTGCAGCGTTCCAACTTTATTGGCAACAAAGGTTCGCACGACAGCTCCTACGTTCCGACAAGAGGCGATTTGAATGGGCTCTGGGACGAGATTAAAAGTTTGGAAAACGCGCTGTATTGCAGCGGCTGCAAGCAGTCGATAGCGACGAGATATGCATCGGAGACGGAGAAAAAAATATCTTGCCGCTGCGGGGCCCTGTCTTACGCGTGGAAGTAG
- a CDS encoding ABC transporter ATP-binding protein, with the protein MILEVKHGYFGYTKDNDILRDISFVLGEQEIMTILGPNGIGKTTMLKCMTGILQWTQGQTLINGTPMGTSREVQKHYPIGYVPQAHSLSFPYTVREVVTMGRARHIGVCSVPSRYDKEIVDKAMEQVGIVPIRDKPCTQLSGGQLQLVFIARALAGEPKVLVLDEPESHLDFKNQFMMLHLIKTLVKERGISCIMNTHYPEHALRLADTTLLLGKNSYLFGKTQEIITEQRVKEYFDIEAKILSVPYHDESIKAFVVLESFDRAEEAYSSS; encoded by the coding sequence ATGATACTGGAAGTGAAGCACGGCTATTTCGGATATACAAAAGACAATGACATACTGAGGGATATCTCTTTTGTTCTTGGGGAACAAGAGATTATGACCATACTCGGTCCCAATGGTATCGGCAAAACGACTATGTTAAAGTGTATGACAGGAATCTTGCAATGGACCCAGGGGCAGACGCTGATCAACGGAACCCCTATGGGAACTTCGCGGGAGGTGCAAAAGCATTATCCTATCGGGTATGTGCCGCAGGCCCACAGTCTTTCTTTTCCCTATACGGTCAGGGAAGTAGTAACCATGGGACGCGCACGTCATATCGGCGTTTGCTCCGTGCCCTCCCGGTATGACAAGGAAATTGTGGATAAGGCAATGGAGCAGGTAGGCATAGTCCCTATTCGGGACAAGCCCTGCACGCAATTAAGCGGCGGTCAATTGCAACTGGTATTTATTGCGAGAGCTCTAGCCGGTGAGCCTAAGGTGCTGGTGCTTGATGAACCTGAGTCTCATCTTGATTTCAAAAACCAGTTCATGATGCTGCATCTCATTAAAACGCTGGTAAAGGAACGCGGCATATCCTGCATTATGAATACCCATTACCCGGAACATGCGCTGCGCCTGGCGGATACGACGCTGCTGCTTGGGAAGAATTCATATCTGTTCGGAAAAACGCAGGAGATTATTACCGAACAGCGGGTTAAAGAGTATTTTGATATCGAGGCTAAAATTTTATCGGTTCCCTATCATGACGAGAGTATCAAAGCTTTTGTTGTGCTAGAAAGCTTTGATCGTGCAGAAGAAGCATACAGTAGTTCTTAA